The proteins below come from a single Carassius carassius chromosome 11, fCarCar2.1, whole genome shotgun sequence genomic window:
- the LOC132152382 gene encoding BTB/POZ domain-containing protein KCTD4-like — protein sequence MEWNLRRMESELRQINPDLLQPSKSFKKPSSGTITINVGGYLYAAQRHTLAKHPGSLLEEIVTGKKPVVHVDSMGNTFIDRDGPIFRHVLNFLRLGELVLPDDFKEAGLLRREANFYRLSELAQALQDWEQQQATQREPAFLEVTDSHERSHGLRVYCSDSTFIEKVKNRLVQISKSRLDGFPEEFEVSSNIIQFRHFIKSEQGSRLVLKQDSTFLCTLECLKLEAVMLALRGGFRLLTSLDSSRGSVVQCEALHFVK from the coding sequence ATGGAATGGAATCTCAGAAGGATGGAGAGTGAACTGAGACAGATCAATCCGGACTTGCTGCAGCCCAGCAAGAGCTTCAAGAAACCTTCCTCTGGCACCATCACCATCAACGTGGGGGGCTACCTGTATGCCGCACAGCGCCATACCCTGGCCAAGCATCCCGGCTCTCTGCTGGAAGAGATAGTGACCGGGAAAAAGCCTGTGGTGCATGTGGACTCTATGGGCAACACCTTCATCGACCGTGATGGGCCCATCTTCCGGCACGTTTTGAATTTCTTGCGACTTGGTGAACTGGTGCTTCCTGATGACTTCAAGGAAGCCGGGCTGCTCCGACGCGAGGCCAACTTCTACCGGCTGAGCGAGCTGGCCCAAGCCCTGCAGGACTGGGAGCAGCAGCAGGCCACGCAGCGCGAGCCCGCCTTCCTGGAGGTGACAGACAGCCACGAGCGCTCGCATGGTCTGAGGGTCTACTGCAGCGACAGCACCTTCATCGAGAAGGTGAAGAACCGCCTGGTGCAGATCTCCAAGAGCCGCTTGGATGGCTTTCCGGAAGAGTTCGAGGTGTCGTCCAACATCATCCAGTTTCGGCATTTCATCAAGTCGGAGCAGGGCTCTCGGCTTGTGCTGAAGCAGGACAGCACGTTTTTGTGTACACTCGAGTGTCTGAAGCTGGAAGCAGTGATGCTCGCTCTCAGAGGAGGCTTTCGCCTGCTCACCAGCCTAGACAGCAGCCGTGGATCAGTGGTTCAGTGCGAGGCTCTGCATTTTGTCAAGTGA